One genomic segment of Lentisphaerota bacterium includes these proteins:
- the xseB gene encoding exodeoxyribonuclease VII small subunit, which translates to MAKRESETHEGRLSFEAALTRLETLVGQMESGELGLDDLVAAFEEGQKLVKQCSDKLNAVERRIEILVKDETGAVTARPFEPDQT; encoded by the coding sequence ATGGCAAAACGTGAGAGTGAGACACACGAGGGCCGGCTGAGCTTTGAAGCCGCGCTGACGCGTCTGGAGACCCTGGTCGGCCAGATGGAATCGGGCGAACTCGGACTGGATGACCTCGTCGCCGCCTTTGAGGAGGGGCAGAAGCTGGTCAAGCAGTGCTCCGACAAGCTGAACGCCGTCGAGCGCCGCATCGAAATCCTCGTCAAGGACGAGACGGGCGCCGTCACAGCCCGCCCGTTTGAGCCGGATCAGACATGA
- a CDS encoding MATE family efflux transporter, whose product MTAAVRILTLSRVAARVRLALLDGPGGLRRLLPIAVPMIVSQLFDTTMMFVDRLFLSHVSPLAMASCMTGGITAFLCGQLFFGVVAYCATLVAHRFGAQRLHECPVIVIQAAGMACAAYPIILLIGRVTVNAFTWVGHTPAQIALETAYFTILIQASILGLLRAAFSGFFSGIGQTRVIMFGNALALVTNIGANYVLIFGKLGLPALGIVGAAYGTVLASGVMTVFLAVAFFRRALQPPYRGARLLRVVPEVCAKLVRYGVPNGIEGFIGIFCFTAIVLMIHAMGEDVAAAITMVFNWDLVSFFPILGVQIAVSTLVGQNLGAGHVAGARQAAWTGLALTLTYTGALAILFLSVPQTLLRPFTSAASPEVIRLARPMLRLAALYLMFDGTALIFSGALRGAGDTFWAMLIGAGFHVTLITVCVMAIYLFRAGPITVWASVCFAIFIGGIAYYLRFRQGRWQEIGHALAGHRED is encoded by the coding sequence ATGACCGCAGCCGTCAGAATCCTGACCCTCTCCCGCGTCGCCGCTCGTGTGCGCCTGGCCCTGCTGGATGGCCCGGGCGGCCTGCGCCGCCTGCTCCCCATCGCCGTGCCGATGATCGTCTCGCAGCTCTTTGACACGACGATGATGTTCGTCGACCGGCTGTTCCTCTCGCATGTCTCGCCGCTCGCCATGGCCTCCTGCATGACCGGCGGCATCACGGCCTTCCTGTGCGGCCAGCTCTTCTTCGGGGTCGTGGCCTACTGCGCGACGCTGGTCGCCCACCGGTTTGGCGCACAGCGCCTGCACGAGTGCCCGGTGATCGTCATCCAGGCCGCAGGGATGGCCTGCGCCGCCTATCCGATCATCCTGCTCATCGGACGGGTGACGGTGAACGCCTTCACATGGGTCGGGCACACCCCCGCCCAGATTGCCTTGGAGACCGCTTACTTCACTATCCTCATCCAGGCCTCGATCCTCGGCCTGCTGCGCGCGGCCTTCAGCGGTTTTTTCTCCGGAATCGGCCAGACACGGGTTATCATGTTCGGCAACGCGCTCGCGCTGGTGACCAACATCGGCGCCAACTACGTCCTGATCTTCGGCAAGCTGGGCCTCCCCGCCTTGGGCATCGTCGGCGCCGCCTACGGGACCGTGCTCGCGAGCGGCGTCATGACCGTGTTTCTCGCCGTGGCCTTCTTCCGCCGCGCCCTCCAGCCTCCCTACCGCGGCGCGCGGCTCCTCCGCGTCGTTCCGGAGGTCTGCGCCAAGCTCGTCCGCTACGGCGTCCCAAATGGCATCGAGGGCTTCATCGGCATCTTCTGCTTCACCGCCATCGTCCTCATGATCCACGCCATGGGCGAGGATGTCGCCGCAGCCATCACCATGGTCTTCAACTGGGATCTCGTCTCGTTCTTCCCCATCCTCGGCGTCCAGATCGCGGTCTCGACGCTGGTTGGCCAGAATCTCGGCGCCGGCCACGTCGCGGGTGCCCGGCAGGCCGCCTGGACGGGGCTGGCGCTGACGCTCACCTACACCGGCGCGCTCGCGATCCTGTTCCTGAGCGTCCCCCAAACCCTCCTGCGGCCCTTCACCAGCGCCGCATCGCCCGAAGTCATCCGGCTGGCCCGGCCCATGCTCCGCCTCGCCGCCCTCTACCTGATGTTCGACGGTACCGCGCTCATCTTCTCCGGCGCCCTGCGAGGCGCTGGCGACACCTTCTGGGCCATGTTGATCGGCGCCGGTTTCCATGTGACGCTGATCACCGTCTGCGTCATGGCGATCTACCTGTTTCGAGCCGGGCCGATCACGGTCTGGGCGTCCGTCTGCTTCGCTATCTTCATCGGCGGGATCGCCTACTACCTCCGCTTCCGCCAGGGTCGCTGGCAGGAGATCGGCCACGCCCTCGCCGGACACCGGGAGGACTAA
- the xseA gene encoding exodeoxyribonuclease VII large subunit — MPLGGLAAGAGSEGPGMSDLPLPFAERHVYSVSELTRKVKLTVEEEIGRVWVEGEISNFRRLPSSGHCYFTLKDGSAQLAAVLFAGSQRGSVTQLTDGMVIRACGDLTVYEARGQYQLVVRTVEAGGLGLLMAQLEALKRRLQAEGLFDAARKRPLPLLPHHVGLVTSPGGAAIRDLITILTRRFPNLRITLAPARVQGAGAAAELAAAIALLNGLPDPPDVLIVGRGGGSIEDLWAFNEEPLVRAVAASAIPVIAAVGHESDTTLCDFAADLRAPTPSAAAELVVGCKDAFERQLAGTARSLRLALERRLELLRQRFRAAAATSALREPGRLTERRAQTLDNLELRLARATATAGRGARQRVERSRARLLVARATGIAPAGERVVRLRRELARAAARRVERARAALDGLDRQVRSLGPQAVLERGYSLTRTGGGALVRCAAQVAPGTVVRTQVASGEFESIVR; from the coding sequence ATGCCTCTCGGCGGTCTCGCTGCGGGTGCGGGAAGTGAAGGCCCCGGGATGAGCGACCTCCCGCTTCCGTTCGCCGAACGTCACGTCTATAGCGTCTCGGAACTGACGCGCAAGGTCAAGCTGACCGTCGAGGAGGAGATCGGGCGCGTGTGGGTCGAGGGCGAGATCTCGAATTTCCGGCGCCTGCCGTCCTCCGGCCATTGCTATTTCACCCTCAAGGATGGATCGGCGCAGCTCGCCGCCGTCCTGTTTGCCGGCAGCCAGCGCGGAAGCGTCACGCAACTGACGGACGGAATGGTGATCCGAGCCTGCGGCGACCTGACGGTCTATGAGGCCCGCGGCCAGTATCAGCTCGTCGTGCGCACGGTCGAAGCGGGCGGCCTCGGCCTGCTCATGGCTCAGCTCGAGGCCCTCAAACGCCGCCTGCAGGCGGAGGGTCTCTTCGACGCGGCCCGCAAGCGGCCGCTGCCGCTGCTGCCCCACCACGTCGGGCTGGTGACCTCGCCCGGCGGCGCAGCCATTCGTGACCTGATCACGATCCTGACGCGACGCTTCCCCAACCTGCGCATCACCCTCGCGCCGGCCCGGGTGCAGGGCGCAGGCGCTGCGGCGGAGCTCGCCGCAGCGATCGCGCTGCTGAACGGGCTGCCGGACCCGCCCGATGTCCTGATCGTCGGCCGCGGCGGCGGCAGCATCGAAGACCTCTGGGCCTTCAACGAGGAACCCCTCGTCCGGGCCGTCGCCGCCTCGGCGATCCCCGTGATCGCGGCGGTCGGCCATGAGTCCGATACGACGCTGTGTGATTTTGCCGCCGACCTGCGCGCGCCAACCCCTTCGGCGGCGGCGGAGCTGGTGGTCGGCTGCAAGGACGCCTTTGAGCGGCAGCTCGCCGGCACTGCCCGGTCGCTGCGGCTCGCGCTCGAACGCCGCCTGGAGCTCCTGCGCCAGCGCTTCCGCGCGGCGGCGGCAACGTCGGCGCTGCGCGAACCCGGCCGCCTGACCGAGCGGCGGGCGCAGACGCTCGACAATCTCGAACTGCGTCTGGCGCGCGCCACCGCCACCGCCGGCCGCGGCGCGCGCCAGCGCGTGGAACGGTCGCGCGCGCGCCTGCTCGTCGCGCGCGCGACCGGGATCGCGCCCGCCGGCGAACGGGTCGTCCGCCTCCGACGCGAACTGGCTCGCGCGGCCGCGCGCCGCGTGGAGCGGGCTCGGGCCGCGCTCGACGGCCTCGACCGCCAGGTCCGGTCGCTCGGTCCGCAGGCCGTGCTGGAGCGCGGCTACAGCCTGACGCGCACCGGCGGCGGCGCGCTCGTGCGTTGCGCGGCGCAGGTGGCGCCGGGTACGGTGGTGCGCACACAGGTCGCATCCGGCGAATTTGAATCCATTGTGAGGTGA
- a CDS encoding arylsulfatase — MNKQKPNIVMILTDDLGYGDCSCYGQKAWTTPHVDRMAAEGMRFTDFYTTSPVCSPARTSILTGLHSGHLPIRHLDDQFLPDDIPTIPQVLKRQGYVSACIGKYGVGSGQPDVDPIRKGFDYHYGYNCMRHAHNYFPPFLRENGMKVPLRNKPPEGDKRQWETGVGVAEVKVDYSPDFIEARALEFIRDCKDRPFFLHYCPTLPHANNEGWEPPHGMEVDHYGDFADRDWPLNEKGFARMVQRIDITVGRIMDTLKDLGLAENTLVIFSSDNGPHNEGGHSVTRFDSAGGFQGYKRSLHEGGIRIPFIAWWPGTIAPGVSDHMGYFPDLLPTFCDAAHASPAGACDGLTLLPLLKGDRTAQPLHEYLYFEYLGQLAVRKGDWKYYVTDKGEESLYHLTADRHEDHDVKISQQKIFAELKACVAREHQDYTASTVPVFYDPHYSRLRNEMPS; from the coding sequence ATGAACAAACAGAAACCGAATATTGTGATGATTCTGACCGACGACCTCGGCTATGGCGATTGCAGTTGCTACGGACAGAAGGCCTGGACCACGCCCCATGTTGACCGCATGGCTGCCGAAGGGATGCGCTTCACCGACTTCTACACCACGAGCCCGGTCTGTTCGCCGGCCCGCACTTCGATACTGACCGGGCTGCATTCCGGGCATCTGCCCATCCGTCATCTGGACGATCAATTCTTGCCTGACGACATCCCCACGATACCGCAGGTGCTCAAGCGGCAGGGCTATGTCAGCGCGTGTATTGGCAAATACGGGGTGGGTAGCGGGCAACCGGATGTGGATCCTATTCGCAAGGGGTTTGATTACCACTATGGCTACAACTGCATGCGCCATGCCCATAACTACTTCCCGCCCTTCCTGCGCGAGAACGGCATGAAAGTGCCGTTGCGCAACAAACCGCCGGAAGGGGACAAGCGACAGTGGGAAACGGGTGTTGGCGTGGCCGAGGTCAAGGTGGATTACTCGCCGGATTTCATTGAAGCGCGCGCGCTGGAGTTCATCCGCGACTGCAAAGACCGGCCCTTCTTCCTGCACTACTGCCCGACCCTGCCGCATGCCAACAACGAGGGTTGGGAGCCGCCTCACGGCATGGAAGTGGACCACTACGGCGACTTCGCCGACCGCGACTGGCCGCTGAACGAAAAGGGCTTTGCGCGCATGGTTCAGCGCATTGACATCACGGTGGGCCGCATCATGGACACCCTGAAGGACCTGGGCCTTGCCGAGAACACGCTGGTCATCTTCTCAAGTGACAATGGCCCGCACAACGAAGGGGGGCACAGTGTTACCCGCTTTGATTCGGCCGGCGGATTTCAGGGTTATAAACGCAGCCTTCACGAGGGTGGCATTCGTATTCCCTTTATTGCCTGGTGGCCCGGCACAATCGCGCCGGGAGTGTCCGATCACATGGGCTACTTCCCGGATCTGCTGCCGACCTTTTGCGATGCAGCCCACGCCAGTCCTGCCGGTGCGTGCGACGGCCTCACCCTTCTCCCGTTGCTAAAGGGTGATCGCACCGCACAACCTTTACACGAATACCTGTATTTCGAATATCTCGGACAACTGGCCGTGCGAAAAGGCGACTGGAAGTATTATGTCACCGACAAGGGAGAAGAGTCCTTGTACCATCTGACTGCAGATCGTCATGAAGATCACGATGTGAAGATTTCGCAGCAGAAGATTTTCGCCGAGCTAAAGGCGTGCGTGGCGCGTGAACATCAGGACTACACCGCTTCGACCGTGCCTGTTTTCTACGACCCGCACTACAGCAGGCTCCGTAATGAGATGCCTTCCTAA
- a CDS encoding beta-glucosidase, with amino-acid sequence MVRGVQEDGGEGRVVCTLKHYVGYGSTQGGHNGSAAHFGSRELRAVYLPPFAAAIGVGAGSVMASYNAVDGEPVLGSRRLMTEVLRQELGFTGIVVGDGHAAENLFAAYRAVPDAPAAVAEAIRCGMDLSLWDAAAEALAGEVESGRLALEDLDRAVGHILETKFRLGLFERPYLDEGRPARVVASSEHRAVALAAARAGVVLLRNQEIAGRRALPLVPDVARLAVVGPNADAPYNQLGDYTAPHPDGHTITPLAALRRLLPQCAITYERGCGINAMDGSGIAAAVAAARAAGLCIAIIGGSSARNFNACFSGTGAVDLGAGQGFEMDSGEGVDRCSLGLGGVQQQMLEEIHAAGVPIIAVVIKGRPMALPWLATHAVAIIDAGYPGMEGGTAIAEVLTGLYNPGGRLAMTAPRDVGHLPVYYHHQPVGWNRYLESDGKPLWRFGDGLSYTTFVYESCALRGTEVLRPGAGVVIAVTLRNTGDRAGDEVVQAYVHQEQAPFSRPTQTLQAFARVHLQPGEARTIDLELPPSAFALPDRQGVPTWYPGRFRIAIGGSQDAARNVTVEIRC; translated from the coding sequence ATGGTGCGCGGGGTGCAGGAGGACGGTGGCGAGGGGCGGGTCGTCTGTACGTTGAAGCACTACGTTGGCTACGGTTCAACTCAGGGTGGTCACAACGGCAGTGCCGCCCACTTCGGGTCGCGCGAATTGCGTGCCGTATATCTGCCGCCGTTCGCTGCGGCGATCGGTGTCGGGGCTGGCAGCGTGATGGCGAGCTACAACGCGGTGGACGGCGAGCCGGTGCTGGGCAGTCGCCGGCTGATGACCGAAGTTCTCCGCCAGGAGCTCGGGTTTACCGGCATCGTGGTGGGGGATGGCCATGCCGCCGAGAATTTGTTCGCTGCCTATCGCGCCGTGCCCGATGCGCCAGCGGCGGTGGCTGAGGCGATCCGGTGCGGCATGGATCTGTCGCTTTGGGACGCTGCGGCCGAGGCGCTGGCTGGCGAGGTAGAATCCGGGCGGCTGGCACTGGAGGATCTTGACCGCGCCGTGGGCCACATCCTGGAGACGAAGTTCCGGCTGGGCTTGTTCGAGCGACCCTACCTCGACGAAGGCCGCCCGGCCCGGGTCGTCGCCTCGTCCGAACACCGGGCCGTGGCCCTGGCTGCTGCCCGCGCCGGCGTAGTCCTGCTGCGCAACCAGGAGATCGCCGGACGTCGCGCGCTGCCGCTGGTGCCGGACGTCGCGCGGCTGGCCGTGGTCGGCCCCAACGCCGATGCGCCGTACAACCAGCTCGGCGACTACACCGCACCGCACCCAGATGGCCATACTATCACGCCGCTGGCGGCGCTGCGGAGGCTCCTGCCACAGTGCGCGATCACCTACGAGCGAGGCTGCGGCATCAACGCCATGGATGGATCCGGCATCGCGGCTGCCGTTGCGGCGGCGCGTGCCGCCGGGTTGTGCATCGCGATAATCGGCGGCTCCAGCGCACGGAATTTTAACGCCTGCTTTAGCGGAACCGGCGCGGTTGATCTTGGTGCCGGGCAGGGTTTCGAGATGGACTCGGGCGAGGGCGTTGATCGCTGCAGCCTCGGCCTGGGCGGTGTCCAGCAACAGATGCTGGAGGAGATCCACGCTGCCGGGGTGCCGATCATCGCGGTTGTAATCAAGGGCCGCCCAATGGCGCTCCCCTGGCTCGCCACCCATGCTGTGGCGATCATCGACGCCGGCTATCCCGGCATGGAAGGCGGCACCGCCATCGCCGAAGTCCTCACCGGGTTGTACAATCCCGGTGGGCGCCTGGCGATGACCGCTCCCAGGGATGTCGGTCATCTGCCGGTCTACTACCACCATCAGCCGGTGGGTTGGAACCGCTATCTGGAATCCGACGGCAAACCGCTGTGGCGCTTTGGCGATGGGCTTAGCTACACCACCTTCGTCTACGAATCCTGCGCCCTGCGCGGCACCGAGGTCCTCCGGCCGGGAGCTGGCGTGGTCATCGCGGTGACCCTGCGCAATACCGGTGATCGCGCGGGCGACGAGGTGGTGCAGGCCTATGTCCACCAGGAACAGGCCCCATTCTCGCGACCGACGCAGACCTTGCAGGCGTTTGCCCGCGTCCACCTGCAGCCTGGCGAAGCGCGGACCATTGATTTGGAACTGCCCCCATCGGCCTTCGCCCTTCCCGACCGTCAGGGCGTACCGACGTGGTATCCGGGTCGCTTCCGCATCGCCATCGGCGGTTCGCAGGACGCGGCCCGGAACGTAACCGTCGAGATAAGATGCTGA